One part of the Anaeromyxobacter sp. Fw109-5 genome encodes these proteins:
- a CDS encoding M48 family metallopeptidase, which translates to MRSTLDFFGAQAAARRRTALLAFLFALAWLGTIGVVHLLVSGVLGLHPELALGALGDQRARDLLGVAGIVSLVTAGGALVHGVRLAAGGGGAVAELLGGVRIAQGTGDAAERQLLNVVEEMAIAAGVPVPAVYVLQGEGGINAFAAGFAPDRAVIAVTRGALEALTRDELQGVIAHELSHVVNLDTRLNLQLMALVGGLSSLALVGRYVLRMGLGGEGRRRRPALAPGLLGALVWAAGSVGAFFGQLIRLAVSRTREHLADASAVQFTRNPDGLAGALAKIAREGSALHSPAAPEAAHLFFADGLGSRLLATHPPIEERIRRIAPQLAPRLLGATRTLAAAERAGDVARLVPAVASGRTADVERARLLLATLPAAAVTAARAPPTVPALARALLADRDAAARALQLSAIGDGALRAEVDRLGGLLAGVDREGRMALLDLAAPALALLGPEGGSRLVGDLRSLAAADGRTTVFEWAVERIVARRVAARAPRPGGRARRLEDVEVECLELLSLLAWLEAPDAASAQAALDAGVAALGVGGSWRVLPRGRVGAARLEAALDALDATPPIVKARVLAACEACAGADGRVLPAEAEVLRAVAASLGVPAPPVVREDEGGQGRAPEETPATGRSSRA; encoded by the coding sequence GTGCGCTCCACCCTCGACTTCTTCGGCGCGCAGGCGGCCGCCAGGCGGCGGACCGCCCTCCTCGCCTTCCTGTTCGCCCTCGCCTGGCTCGGCACGATCGGCGTCGTGCACCTCCTCGTCTCGGGCGTCCTCGGGCTGCACCCCGAGCTCGCCCTCGGGGCGCTCGGTGACCAGCGCGCGCGCGACCTGCTCGGCGTCGCCGGGATCGTCTCGCTCGTCACGGCGGGCGGCGCCCTCGTCCACGGCGTCCGGCTCGCCGCCGGAGGCGGCGGGGCCGTCGCGGAGCTCCTGGGGGGGGTGCGGATCGCGCAGGGGACGGGCGACGCCGCGGAGCGCCAGCTCCTGAACGTGGTCGAGGAGATGGCGATCGCGGCGGGCGTGCCGGTGCCGGCCGTCTACGTGCTCCAGGGGGAGGGGGGCATCAACGCGTTCGCGGCCGGCTTCGCGCCCGACCGGGCGGTCATCGCCGTCACCCGCGGCGCGCTCGAGGCGCTCACGCGCGACGAGCTGCAGGGCGTGATCGCGCACGAGCTCTCACACGTCGTCAACCTCGACACGCGGCTGAACCTGCAGCTCATGGCGCTCGTCGGAGGCCTGTCCTCGCTCGCGCTCGTCGGCCGCTACGTCCTGCGGATGGGGCTCGGCGGCGAGGGGCGGCGGCGGAGGCCCGCGCTCGCCCCCGGCCTCCTCGGCGCCCTCGTGTGGGCGGCGGGCTCGGTGGGCGCCTTCTTCGGGCAGCTCATCCGGCTCGCCGTGTCGCGCACGCGCGAGCACCTCGCCGACGCCTCCGCGGTGCAGTTCACCCGCAACCCCGACGGCCTCGCCGGCGCGCTCGCCAAGATCGCGCGCGAGGGGTCCGCGCTGCACAGCCCGGCGGCGCCGGAGGCGGCGCACCTCTTCTTCGCCGACGGGCTCGGCTCACGGCTCCTCGCGACACACCCCCCCATCGAGGAGCGGATCCGGCGGATCGCGCCGCAGCTCGCGCCGCGGCTGCTCGGAGCGACGCGGACCCTCGCCGCGGCGGAGCGCGCGGGCGACGTCGCGCGGCTCGTCCCGGCGGTGGCCTCCGGCCGGACCGCCGACGTGGAGCGCGCCCGCCTGCTCCTCGCGACCCTCCCGGCGGCCGCGGTCACCGCGGCGCGGGCACCCCCGACCGTGCCCGCCCTCGCGCGCGCCCTCCTCGCCGATCGCGACGCGGCGGCGCGCGCGCTCCAGCTCTCCGCGATCGGCGACGGCGCGCTGCGGGCGGAGGTCGATCGGCTCGGCGGGCTGCTCGCCGGCGTGGATCGCGAGGGGCGCATGGCGCTCCTCGATCTCGCCGCGCCGGCGCTCGCGCTCCTCGGCCCCGAGGGCGGCTCGCGCCTCGTCGGCGACCTCCGGTCGCTCGCGGCCGCCGACGGGCGCACGACCGTGTTCGAGTGGGCGGTGGAGCGCATCGTCGCGCGGCGCGTGGCCGCCCGCGCGCCGCGACCCGGGGGCCGCGCGCGGCGCCTCGAGGACGTCGAGGTGGAGTGCCTGGAGCTGCTGTCGCTGCTCGCGTGGCTGGAGGCCCCCGACGCCGCGTCCGCCCAGGCGGCCCTCGACGCCGGCGTGGCCGCGCTGGGAGTCGGCGGCTCGTGGCGGGTCCTGCCGCGCGGCCGCGTGGGAGCGGCCAGGCTCGAGGCGGCGCTGGACGCGCTCGACGCGACGCCCCCCATCGTGAAGGCGCGGGTGCTCGCCGCGTGCGAGGCGTGCGCCGGAGCGGACGGGAGGGTGCTGCCGGCGGAGGCCGAGGTGCTCCGCGCGGTGGCGGCGTCACTCGGAGTGCCCGCGCCGCCGGTCGTCCGGGAGGACGAAGGTGGGCAGGGGAGGGCACCCGAGGAAACGCCGGCGACGGGCCGCTCGTCCCGAGCGTAG
- a CDS encoding DNA topoisomerase IB — protein sequence MSAIDRLRRGGIRRLGTPASGFRYVRADGRAVGAADLARIRALRLPPAWRDVHVSPAAGAKLQAIGRDKAGRWQYRYHPEFVRRRSAAKYRRLVRFAEALPRVRARVERDFRRRGLGRERVLAGMTRILEATAMRPGSEAYARENGSFGLATVRPSHVRVRGGRVVFDYRGKSGQQHVREVRDRRIASLVRALLAVPGRDVFKFVEAGQVIDVRRRHLNAYLREAAGAPFTAKDFRTWAGTLLCASELALRERELVPGRTSRKRMAQAAVKAVAERLGNTPAVARGSYISPAVLEAFARGQVVRSCLEPGDVLGLARGGGLHPAERALTLLLRGLAAGADRAPRKGARVAARPEDARPAGAVGKPVRRAARRPETA from the coding sequence GTGAGCGCGATCGACCGGCTCCGCCGCGGCGGCATTCGAAGGTTGGGAACCCCCGCCTCGGGGTTCCGCTACGTGCGGGCGGACGGGCGAGCCGTCGGCGCGGCCGACCTCGCGCGGATCCGGGCGCTGCGCCTGCCTCCCGCGTGGAGGGACGTCCACGTGAGCCCCGCGGCCGGCGCGAAGCTTCAGGCGATCGGGCGCGACAAGGCGGGCCGCTGGCAGTACCGCTATCACCCGGAGTTCGTGCGGCGGCGGTCCGCGGCGAAGTACCGCCGGCTCGTGCGCTTCGCGGAGGCGCTGCCGCGGGTCCGCGCCCGCGTCGAGCGCGACTTCCGGCGGCGCGGGCTGGGCCGCGAGCGGGTGCTCGCGGGGATGACGCGGATCCTCGAGGCCACGGCGATGCGTCCGGGGAGCGAGGCGTACGCCCGCGAGAACGGCAGCTTCGGGCTCGCGACGGTGCGGCCCTCCCACGTGCGCGTCCGGGGAGGCCGCGTGGTGTTCGACTACCGCGGCAAGTCGGGCCAGCAGCACGTGCGCGAGGTCCGCGACCGCCGGATCGCGAGCCTCGTCCGCGCCCTCCTCGCCGTCCCGGGTCGAGACGTCTTCAAGTTCGTCGAGGCCGGGCAGGTGATCGACGTGCGGCGGCGCCACCTCAACGCGTACCTCCGGGAGGCGGCCGGCGCGCCGTTCACCGCCAAGGACTTCCGCACCTGGGCGGGGACGCTGCTCTGCGCGAGCGAGCTCGCCCTGCGCGAGCGCGAGCTCGTCCCCGGACGCACCAGCCGCAAGCGCATGGCGCAGGCGGCGGTGAAGGCCGTGGCCGAGCGGCTCGGGAACACGCCGGCCGTCGCCCGGGGCTCGTACATCTCACCGGCAGTGCTGGAGGCGTTCGCGCGCGGCCAGGTGGTGCGCTCGTGCCTCGAGCCCGGTGACGTCCTCGGGCTCGCGCGCGGCGGCGGGCTCCATCCGGCGGAGCGCGCCCTGACCCTGCTGCTGCGCGGCCTCGCGGCCGGCGCTGACCGGGCGCCGCGGAAGGGAGCGCGGGTCGCGGCCCGCCCCGAGGACGCCCGCCCCGCCGGCGCGGTCGGCAAGCCGGTGCGGCGGGCGGCGCGCCGCCCCGAGACCGCGTGA
- a CDS encoding 3-deoxy-7-phosphoheptulonate synthase: protein MQQTENLNVAALDVMPSPDEVKARVPLDEPAARTVVEGRRTLEAILDRRDPRLFVVVGPCSIHDPAAGLDYARRLRVLADEVSRTLYVVMRVYFEKPRTSIGWKGFINDPRMDDSFRIDEGMERARRFLLDVNELGLPAATEALDPIAPQYYGDLIAWTAIGARTSESQTHREMSSGLSTPVGFKNGTDGDLEAAVNGILSAGSPHAFLGINGQGRSAIVRTNGNRYGHIVLRGGGGRPNYDTVSIALAEEALAKAKLPKNVVVDCSHANSRKKPELQPLVLRDVVHQIREGNRSVVGLMLESFLEAGSQPIPADRSQLRYGCSVTDACIGWDTTVEVLRWADDVLRDVLPRRAAP from the coding sequence ATGCAGCAGACCGAGAACCTGAACGTCGCGGCACTGGACGTGATGCCCTCGCCCGACGAGGTGAAGGCGCGCGTCCCGCTCGACGAGCCCGCCGCCCGCACCGTCGTCGAGGGGCGCCGCACGCTCGAGGCGATCCTCGACCGGCGAGACCCGCGGCTCTTCGTGGTGGTCGGGCCGTGCTCGATCCATGACCCGGCCGCCGGGCTGGACTACGCGCGCCGGCTGCGCGTGCTCGCCGACGAGGTCTCGCGGACGCTGTACGTCGTGATGCGCGTCTACTTCGAGAAGCCGCGCACGTCCATCGGGTGGAAGGGGTTCATCAACGACCCGCGCATGGACGACTCCTTCCGGATCGACGAGGGCATGGAGCGCGCGCGCCGCTTCCTGCTCGACGTGAACGAGCTCGGGCTCCCCGCGGCCACCGAGGCCCTCGACCCGATCGCGCCGCAGTACTACGGCGACCTCATCGCCTGGACCGCCATCGGCGCGCGCACCTCCGAGTCGCAGACGCACCGCGAGATGTCGTCGGGCCTCTCCACGCCGGTGGGCTTCAAGAACGGCACGGACGGCGACCTCGAGGCCGCCGTGAACGGCATCCTCTCGGCCGGGAGCCCGCACGCCTTCCTCGGCATCAACGGCCAGGGCCGCTCCGCCATCGTCCGCACGAACGGCAACCGCTACGGGCACATCGTCCTGCGCGGCGGCGGCGGGCGCCCCAACTACGACACGGTGTCCATCGCGCTCGCGGAGGAGGCGCTCGCGAAGGCGAAGCTCCCGAAGAACGTGGTGGTGGACTGCTCGCACGCGAACTCGCGCAAGAAGCCGGAGCTGCAGCCGCTCGTGCTGCGCGACGTGGTCCACCAGATCCGCGAGGGCAACCGCTCGGTGGTGGGCCTCATGCTGGAGAGCTTCCTCGAGGCGGGGAGCCAGCCCATCCCGGCGGACCGGTCGCAGCTCCGCTACGGCTGCTCCGTCACCGACGCCTGCATCGGCTGGGACACCACCGTCGAGGTGCTGCGCTGGGCCGACGACGTGCTGCGGGACGTGCTGCCGCGCCGCGCGGCGCCGTGA
- a CDS encoding cytochrome c biogenesis protein ResB: protein MKRTNNPVLRAVTSLKLTIACLAALMVLVLACTLAQVKLGTWPAVEIYMRPWFVWWDVPRTGWRVPVFPGGALVGLVLIVNLLAAQLSRLELSWKKAGLWISHAGLVLLVAGEFVSGAMQVESQLAVEEGQTVNYVESPRELELAVIDVTDRAVDDVYSVPARRLERGGAIAIPNTPLTIQVRRWFANSELAPRGPADPASPVTAGFGTGVTVRERPPVSRDDMVNQAAAFVEPVAGGRSYGTWLVANGLRAVQTFVHEGRTYQLQLRSRREYLPFAVTLKDFRHDVYPGTQIPKNFSSLVHIANPARGESRDVLIYMNQPLRYEGKAFYQASFGKGDTLSILQVVENPGWLLPYVSCVLVAIGLVVHFAITLRRSSKRRQAALEA, encoded by the coding sequence GTGAAGCGAACGAATAACCCGGTGCTTCGCGCGGTCACGTCGCTGAAGCTCACCATCGCCTGCCTGGCGGCGCTCATGGTGCTCGTGCTCGCCTGCACCCTCGCGCAGGTGAAGCTCGGGACGTGGCCGGCGGTCGAGATCTACATGCGGCCGTGGTTCGTCTGGTGGGACGTGCCCCGGACCGGTTGGCGCGTCCCGGTCTTCCCCGGCGGCGCGCTGGTGGGCCTCGTCCTCATCGTGAACCTGCTCGCCGCCCAGCTCTCGCGCCTCGAGCTCTCCTGGAAGAAGGCGGGCCTGTGGATCTCCCACGCCGGCCTCGTGCTGCTCGTGGCGGGCGAGTTCGTGAGCGGCGCGATGCAGGTCGAGTCGCAGCTCGCCGTCGAGGAGGGGCAGACCGTCAACTACGTCGAGAGCCCGCGCGAGCTGGAGCTCGCCGTCATCGACGTGACCGATCGGGCGGTGGACGACGTCTACTCCGTCCCCGCCCGCCGCCTCGAGCGCGGTGGCGCGATCGCGATCCCCAACACGCCGCTGACGATCCAGGTGCGGCGCTGGTTCGCGAACTCGGAGCTCGCCCCCCGCGGCCCCGCCGACCCCGCGTCCCCGGTCACCGCCGGCTTCGGCACCGGCGTGACCGTCCGCGAGCGGCCTCCCGTCTCGCGCGACGACATGGTGAACCAGGCGGCCGCCTTCGTGGAGCCGGTGGCGGGCGGCCGGAGCTACGGCACCTGGCTCGTCGCGAACGGCCTCCGGGCGGTCCAGACGTTCGTCCACGAGGGGCGCACCTACCAGCTCCAGCTGCGCAGCCGCCGCGAGTACCTCCCGTTCGCGGTGACGCTGAAGGACTTCCGTCACGACGTCTATCCGGGCACGCAGATCCCCAAGAACTTCTCCTCGCTCGTCCACATCGCGAACCCCGCGCGCGGCGAGTCGCGCGACGTCCTCATCTACATGAACCAGCCGCTGCGCTACGAGGGGAAGGCCTTCTACCAGGCGAGCTTCGGAAAGGGCGACACGCTCTCGATCCTGCAGGTGGTCGAGAACCCGGGCTGGCTGCTGCCGTACGTGTCGTGCGTGCTCGTCGCCATCGGGCTCGTCGTCCACTTCGCCATCACCCTGCGCCGGTCGAGCAAGCGGCGCCAGGCGGCCCTGGAGGCCTAG
- a CDS encoding cytochrome c biogenesis protein, with amino-acid sequence MKLERAVTWFAAALALAGAAMTLLPDAKPRGFDVEAFGHLPVLEGGRVKPIDSIARNALLMIRGKQTVPFEGRSLGPDEWLLDVMFRPEVADQQEVFVIDDPEVLGLLGIQQSKNRYYGFATLAPHIAEIQRQYNAAEAIEPQLRSRFQSAVVNLFERMFLYHRLKNTVQLEGTPGLAAEIAARGAPGAAQRQQALAQLAHFRPLLPATAGGDDWRSVGEALPAANVEPGLEQWARLGVAYRAQDPASFNRSVRDLEATAALGRPDAISHARHEWLFNAAQPFYSGMVIYVLALLAVFVSWAWRPVLMQRLAFGLLVAGALVHTLGLASRVILQGRPPVTNLYSSAVFVGWAAVLLGVLLERMYRRGFATAVAAAAGFASLIVAHHLSSDGDTMEMMRAVLDSNFWLATHVITITIGYSGTFLAGAMAIAWVIRRHVARREDPAATKAIGAMTYGVICFALFFSFVGTVLGGIWADQSWGRFWGWDPKENGALLIVLWNAIILHARWAGYARERGIMTMAIFGNVITSFSWFGVNMLGVGLHSYGFMDEAFWALSAFVGSQLVFMAFALLPARFWSARRAERPAPASGTKGGSEGASQPV; translated from the coding sequence ATGAAGCTCGAGCGCGCCGTCACCTGGTTCGCCGCCGCCCTCGCCCTCGCCGGCGCCGCGATGACCCTCCTCCCCGACGCGAAGCCGCGCGGCTTCGACGTGGAGGCCTTCGGCCACCTCCCCGTCCTCGAGGGCGGGCGCGTGAAGCCGATCGACTCCATCGCCCGCAACGCGCTGCTCATGATCCGGGGGAAGCAGACCGTCCCGTTCGAGGGGCGCAGCCTCGGCCCGGACGAGTGGCTGCTGGACGTGATGTTCCGCCCGGAGGTGGCCGACCAGCAGGAGGTCTTCGTCATCGACGACCCCGAGGTCCTGGGCCTCCTCGGCATCCAGCAGAGCAAGAACCGCTACTACGGCTTCGCGACGCTCGCCCCGCACATCGCGGAGATCCAGCGGCAGTACAACGCCGCGGAGGCCATCGAGCCGCAGCTCCGCAGCCGCTTCCAGTCGGCCGTCGTGAACCTCTTCGAGCGGATGTTCCTCTACCACCGGCTCAAGAACACCGTGCAGCTCGAGGGGACGCCGGGGCTGGCCGCGGAGATCGCCGCGCGCGGCGCCCCGGGAGCGGCGCAGCGGCAGCAGGCCCTGGCCCAGCTCGCCCACTTCCGCCCTCTGCTCCCGGCCACGGCCGGCGGCGACGACTGGCGCTCGGTGGGGGAGGCGCTGCCGGCGGCGAACGTGGAGCCCGGGCTCGAGCAGTGGGCGCGCCTCGGCGTCGCCTACCGGGCCCAGGACCCGGCGAGCTTCAACCGCTCCGTCCGCGATCTCGAGGCGACGGCCGCCCTCGGGCGGCCGGACGCGATCTCCCACGCGCGTCACGAGTGGCTCTTCAACGCGGCGCAGCCCTTCTACTCCGGCATGGTGATCTACGTGCTCGCGCTGCTGGCGGTGTTCGTGTCCTGGGCCTGGCGTCCCGTGCTCATGCAGCGGCTCGCCTTCGGGCTGCTCGTGGCCGGCGCGCTCGTGCACACGCTCGGCCTCGCGTCGCGCGTGATCCTGCAGGGCCGGCCCCCGGTCACGAACCTCTACTCGTCCGCGGTGTTCGTCGGCTGGGCCGCCGTGCTGCTCGGCGTCCTCCTCGAGCGCATGTACCGCCGCGGCTTCGCCACCGCCGTCGCGGCCGCCGCCGGCTTCGCGTCGCTCATCGTGGCGCACCACCTCTCCTCCGACGGCGACACGATGGAGATGATGCGCGCCGTGCTGGACTCGAACTTCTGGCTGGCCACGCACGTCATCACCATCACCATCGGTTACAGCGGGACGTTCCTCGCGGGCGCGATGGCGATCGCCTGGGTGATCCGACGGCACGTGGCGCGCCGCGAGGATCCGGCGGCGACCAAGGCCATCGGCGCGATGACCTACGGGGTCATCTGCTTCGCGCTCTTCTTCAGCTTCGTGGGGACGGTGCTCGGCGGCATCTGGGCCGATCAGTCGTGGGGCCGGTTCTGGGGCTGGGATCCGAAGGAGAACGGCGCGCTGCTCATCGTCCTGTGGAACGCCATCATCCTGCACGCCCGCTGGGCGGGCTACGCGCGCGAGCGCGGGATCATGACGATGGCGATCTTCGGCAACGTCATCACGAGCTTCTCGTGGTTCGGCGTGAACATGCTCGGCGTCGGGCTCCACTCGTACGGCTTCATGGACGAGGCGTTCTGGGCGCTCTCCGCGTTCGTCGGCTCTCAGCTCGTGTTCATGGCGTTCGCGCTGCTGCCGGCGCGCTTCTGGAGCGCGCGCCGCGCCGAGCGGCCCGCGCCGGCCTCCGGCACGAAGGGTGGGTCTGAGGGCGCGTCGCAGCCCGTCTAG
- a CDS encoding BON domain-containing protein, translating into MGRWGEERGSWEGGREHEGERGWRGREDRGGWRGREDRGGWRSEDSWRGGGWREGEGREGREASEDWRRGGEGRSEGLGREFGGRAEWDRMRGRDTRWGQGGARYGAGSEHAERGWEGSEGGGWRRSTQHEMSGEDRGSWGPGGRYGEREEYGGFMGGMAGRYGEGEGRWEARSDFGRGEYGRGEYGRGEYGGEYGRGREYYGRSDWGRGGEERGPMERLGERMREGWRKMTGRGPKGYKRSDERIREDVSERIARSNVDADEVEVKVERAEVTLTGFVGSRWDKRMLEDIAEDVFGVDEVHNHLRLRRETGALTGQGTAETTAQTGTSGQTMSGQTKTQQTGTVQSDLGARGRH; encoded by the coding sequence ATGGGACGCTGGGGCGAGGAGCGGGGGAGCTGGGAGGGTGGTCGGGAGCACGAGGGCGAGCGCGGCTGGCGGGGCCGCGAGGATCGGGGCGGCTGGCGGGGCCGCGAGGATCGGGGCGGCTGGCGCAGCGAGGACAGCTGGCGCGGCGGCGGCTGGCGTGAGGGCGAGGGGCGCGAGGGCCGGGAGGCCAGCGAGGACTGGCGCCGAGGCGGCGAGGGCCGCTCCGAGGGGCTCGGCCGGGAGTTCGGCGGCCGCGCGGAGTGGGACCGGATGCGCGGGCGCGACACGCGCTGGGGCCAGGGCGGCGCGAGGTACGGCGCCGGCTCCGAGCACGCCGAGCGGGGATGGGAGGGCTCCGAGGGCGGCGGCTGGCGGCGCTCCACGCAGCACGAGATGTCGGGCGAGGATCGCGGCTCCTGGGGGCCGGGCGGCCGGTACGGCGAGCGGGAGGAGTACGGCGGCTTCATGGGCGGCATGGCGGGCCGGTACGGCGAGGGGGAGGGGCGCTGGGAGGCGCGCAGCGACTTCGGCCGGGGCGAGTACGGCCGCGGGGAGTACGGCCGCGGGGAGTACGGCGGAGAGTACGGGCGCGGCCGCGAGTATTACGGACGGAGCGACTGGGGCCGCGGCGGCGAGGAGCGCGGCCCGATGGAGCGCCTCGGCGAGCGCATGCGGGAAGGCTGGCGGAAGATGACCGGCCGCGGCCCGAAGGGCTACAAGCGCTCCGACGAGCGCATCCGCGAGGACGTCTCCGAGCGGATCGCGCGCAGCAACGTCGACGCGGACGAGGTCGAGGTGAAGGTCGAGCGCGCCGAGGTGACGCTCACCGGGTTCGTCGGGAGCCGCTGGGACAAGCGGATGCTCGAGGACATCGCGGAGGACGTGTTCGGGGTGGACGAGGTGCACAACCACCTGCGCCTGCGCCGCGAGACGGGCGCGCTGACGGGGCAGGGGACCGCGGAGACCACCGCGCAGACCGGCACGTCGGGTCAGACGATGTCCGGCCAGACCAAGACGCAGCAGACGGGCACGGTCCAGTCGGACCTCGGCGCGCGCGGCCGGCACTAG
- a CDS encoding BON domain-containing protein, with amino-acid sequence MARGPKGWRRSDERILDELCERIVRSGVDASDVEVAVERGVLRLRGIVPHPDDRRLLVELASAVLGVEEIEDEVTTARDAALEPDPETVH; translated from the coding sequence GTGGCGCGAGGCCCGAAGGGCTGGCGCCGCTCCGACGAGCGGATCCTCGACGAGCTGTGCGAGCGCATCGTCCGGAGCGGCGTCGACGCCTCGGACGTGGAGGTGGCGGTCGAGCGCGGCGTGCTGCGGCTCCGCGGGATCGTGCCGCACCCCGACGACCGCCGCCTCCTCGTCGAGCTCGCGAGCGCCGTGCTCGGCGTCGAGGAGATCGAGGACGAGGTGACGACGGCGCGGGACGCGGCCCTCGAGCCGGATCCGGAGACGGTGCACTGA
- a CDS encoding outer membrane beta-barrel protein, translated as MNVVRKLAVVVAAAALLAPIGRAVAQDAVPLPPPPQAAQPMAQQPMDQQPMAQQSISGASDAGWNTQYGMLFSLQNIFTRQNILEGYGGGVGLQYNLGPTTALRFALDASRTSNPAFERESSYTTPTGSFTSKTLQVPNGPTSTLDVGVSGSYLVRLGTSALAPYLGGGLSLGYATSNVDYEDNTVPTSREVVDDVNRTFDVGLLGQLGLEWRVHRSLSLFAEYGAGVTAFSYTSSSSDHREYNGGTLVQSSKSEGTQTKLFNFDTGLTQGGALGVVAFF; from the coding sequence ATGAACGTGGTTCGCAAGCTCGCAGTCGTCGTCGCCGCCGCCGCGCTCCTCGCGCCCATCGGTCGCGCCGTCGCGCAGGACGCCGTGCCGCTTCCGCCGCCTCCTCAGGCCGCGCAGCCGATGGCGCAGCAGCCGATGGACCAGCAGCCGATGGCCCAGCAGTCGATCTCGGGCGCGAGCGACGCCGGCTGGAACACGCAGTACGGCATGCTCTTCAGCCTGCAGAACATCTTCACGCGCCAGAACATCCTCGAGGGCTACGGCGGCGGCGTCGGCCTCCAGTACAACCTCGGGCCGACGACGGCGCTCCGCTTCGCCCTCGACGCGTCGCGCACCTCGAACCCTGCCTTCGAGCGCGAGAGCAGCTACACGACGCCCACCGGCAGCTTCACGAGCAAGACGCTGCAGGTCCCGAACGGCCCGACCTCGACGCTCGACGTCGGCGTGAGCGGCTCGTACCTCGTCCGCCTGGGCACGTCCGCGCTGGCGCCGTACCTCGGCGGCGGGCTGTCCCTCGGCTACGCCACCTCGAACGTCGACTACGAGGACAACACCGTCCCGACGAGCCGTGAGGTGGTGGACGACGTGAACCGCACGTTCGACGTCGGCCTCCTCGGTCAGCTCGGCCTCGAGTGGCGCGTGCACCGCAGCCTCTCCCTGTTCGCGGAGTACGGCGCGGGCGTGACGGCGTTCAGCTACACCTCGAGCAGCTCTGACCACCGCGAGTACAACGGCGGCACGCTCGTGCAGTCGTCGAAGTCCGAGGGCACCCAGACGAAGCTCTTCAACTTCGACACCGGGCTCACGCAGGGCGGGGCGCTCGGCGTGGTCGCGTTCTTCTGA
- the serC gene encoding 3-phosphoserine/phosphohydroxythreonine transaminase encodes MSRKMNFNAGPAALPLPALERARDELLDFANSGMSVMEHSHRGKEYEAVHDEAIALLRELLEVPATHEILFVQGGASQLFAQIPMNLVQKGQTADYVVNGAWGEKALAEAKVATAMLGGAVRVAASTGAGDGKDKSYVRVPGPDEVKVDPAAAYLHVTSNETIHGVQYEVSPSRPFPSAGGAPLVADMSSDFLWRRFDVSRFGLAYAGAQKNIGPSGVVVVIVSKELVERGRKDIPKIFQLRTPAENKSLYNTPPTFGIYMIRNVLAWLKELGGLTSIEGRNRTKAGLLYGAIDANAGFYRCPVEKESRSVMNVVFRLPTEKDEERFVSEAKKQGMVGLKGHRSVGGIRVSTYNAVEPAWVDALVDFMTEFARRG; translated from the coding sequence ATGAGCCGAAAGATGAACTTCAACGCCGGTCCCGCCGCCCTCCCGCTCCCAGCGCTGGAGCGCGCCCGGGACGAGCTCCTCGACTTCGCGAACAGCGGCATGTCGGTGATGGAGCACTCGCACCGCGGCAAGGAGTACGAGGCGGTGCACGACGAGGCGATCGCGCTGCTGCGCGAGCTGCTCGAGGTGCCCGCGACCCACGAGATCCTCTTCGTGCAGGGCGGGGCCTCGCAGCTCTTCGCGCAGATCCCGATGAACCTCGTGCAGAAGGGGCAGACGGCGGACTACGTCGTGAACGGCGCCTGGGGCGAGAAGGCGCTCGCCGAGGCGAAGGTCGCGACCGCCATGCTGGGCGGCGCGGTGCGCGTCGCCGCCTCGACCGGCGCCGGCGACGGGAAGGACAAGAGCTACGTCCGCGTGCCGGGGCCCGACGAGGTGAAGGTCGACCCCGCGGCCGCTTACCTGCACGTGACCTCGAACGAGACCATCCACGGCGTGCAGTACGAGGTCTCGCCGTCGCGCCCGTTCCCGAGCGCGGGCGGCGCGCCGCTCGTCGCCGACATGTCGAGCGACTTCCTCTGGCGGAGGTTCGACGTCTCCCGCTTCGGCCTCGCCTACGCGGGCGCCCAGAAGAACATCGGCCCGTCGGGCGTCGTGGTGGTGATCGTCTCGAAGGAGCTCGTCGAGCGGGGCCGCAAGGACATCCCGAAGATCTTCCAGCTCCGCACACCGGCCGAGAACAAGTCGCTCTACAACACGCCGCCGACGTTCGGCATCTACATGATCCGCAACGTGCTCGCGTGGTTGAAGGAGCTCGGCGGGCTGACCTCGATCGAGGGCCGCAACCGGACCAAGGCGGGGCTGCTCTACGGCGCCATCGACGCGAACGCCGGCTTCTACCGGTGCCCGGTCGAGAAGGAGAGCCGCTCCGTCATGAACGTGGTGTTCCGCCTCCCGACGGAGAAGGACGAGGAGCGCTTCGTCTCGGAGGCGAAGAAGCAGGGGATGGTCGGGCTGAAGGGCCACCGCTCCGTGGGCGGGATCCGGGTCTCGACCTACAACGCCGTCGAGCCGGCCTGGGTGGACGCGCTCGTCGACTTCATGACCGAGTTCGCGCGGCGCGGCTGA